From the Mangifera indica cultivar Alphonso chromosome 10, CATAS_Mindica_2.1, whole genome shotgun sequence genome, one window contains:
- the LOC123227301 gene encoding cyclin-dependent protein kinase inhibitor SMR2-like, producing MTTYPGRRIPWISIKIEDQINPKQTQEGEVGNMSTTAAEAAENDCGEEFECHTPTSDENKIPISLFCPPAPRKPTRMNSISGKRKLFDDEQFFETVKREEIEEFFRLNFELAARRPMIAKKRRKCT from the coding sequence ATGACCACTTATCCTGGCCGTCGAATCCCATGGATTTCGATCAAGATTGAGGATCAGATTAACCCTAAGCAAACTCAAGAAGGTGAAGTGGGCAATATGTCAACTACTGCAGCAGAAGCAGCAGAAAATGATTGTGGGGAAGAATTCGAGTGTCATACGCCTACCTCCGATGAAAACAAGATCCCTATAAGCCTATTTTGTCCACCGGCGCCAAGAAAACCTACCAGAATGAATAGTATTTCCGGCAAGAGAAAGTTGTTTGACGATGAGCAGTTCTTTGAGACGGTGAAACGCGAAGAGATTGAGGAGTTTTTCCGATTAAATTTCGAGCTTGCTGCAAGGAGACCGATGATTGCGAAGAAGAGGCGCAAGTGTACATGA